gatctccgcactagccacaggaatgcggctgtatacggccgcatggctgacagcctggctgccaggggccaccagcgcagctgggagcaggcgcactacaaaatcaaggacctgcggcagtcctacttccgggcctgcctgccaggagctgacctggaggcgtgcccccactttcacgccctggaccgcctcctgggggctcatgccgtccctgccccccgggacgtgatagacgccagggcagagggaccgctccaagagaccgaggaggaggaagaggaggagggctccgagagccaggagcctgccagcagcctgctcaggacccgggacccccgaggcaccccacagagccgctcgcctgtgttgtccgaggccggggaggcatccacctgtgagtaccatcttgctccccttatgtgtacgggggactggggtgagagggagccccgggaccatgcgcctgggccttgcccaccacggagcagcagctggggatcctgcaggggccctggccttgcagaggggagctgggtttcacacaccttggcccctggggtaattgaccgctggtcttgtttcaccacagccgcagcacctgggcctgtagggcgcaccaccccgcctgcagcagctgcccatgcccgggcaagcaggagagccaggaaccaggaggagtaccagagatggcacctccagttcctggagcaacagatccgtatccaggaccactgggtccaggaggacctgaggctgcgccggaggagtttggaggccctggaggagcagggccgtgccctgcgaggccacctccagagcctgctggaccgcttcccaattcctcctgctcctgctcctgctcctgctcctgctccccctgctctctctcctccttctcctccccctgctcccccagctcccgctcctgcttcctccacaccccccgtccctcctgccccaccctccacaaccattctcCACTGACGCCCCCAGACTCGCAgcgttgcgagacaggagaggcagccggacccccacccctgagttttcctttcccttcctcctttccctccccttccagctccctcgtcccaggtttccccctcccctctcccaccctccatcctccctcccctcaccccagttatgtaaaataaaaagacatttttgtttgaaaaacaggtgtctttatttgacagtaggtagggaggggaaaggggaagagggtaGGGTGGacgaaggccccagtggggcatgcagggagaggtcagtcctcctcctccaccaggaagctctcccacagggcttcccggatccggacggccccccactgggcttcccggacggaggcggtgcggggctgaccgtagtggccagccatggggtcagcctcagccatccaggctggcaggaaagcctccccctttcgctcacataaattgtggagcacacaacatgctgccaccacgggagggatgttgtgctcggccaggtccagacgggtgaggaggcatcgaaagcgggctttcagtcgcccaaaggccccctccaccatgatacgggccctggtcagcctggcattgaaggccaggcgggagggattgaggtgccccgtgtagggcttcatcagccacggctgcagtggttaggtggcatcccccaccaggcacacgggcatgtccacgtccccgaccctgatgtggcggttggggaagaaggtcccgtcctgcagccgctggcacacggaggagttgtagtacacccgggcatcgtgtgctttgccggaccagcccacattaatgtccgtgaactgtccccactggtcacacacggcctgcaggaggatggagaagtaccccttgctgTTGATGTAccaggacgcctggtgttccggggcacggatggggatgtgtgtcctgtcgatggcccccccgcagttggggaagccgagggcgccgaatccccggatgacggcgtccgggtcggcgaagcggaccaccctgcggaacagcacccggttgatggccttgaccacctgcggagagagacacagcaaagcgccaatcagtggggcgcccgggtggctgggagcattcgtgccctggcagtgccccgtgccccacttccggaagcaacccccctggcaccgtgtagtacggccaggacagaccgacccctccggtgcggggtgctttcacctcctcccgccccccctttgtccctggggcggcccatcccctcctcgcaggcCCCCTTCCTCCCgacgcagtggccgacgagtgccatacctgcatgagcaccgctccgacggtggatctccccatgccaaactggttcccgacggatcggtagctgtccggcgtggagagcttccagagggcgatggccacccgcttctggagggagatggtgggcctcatgcaagtgtcccttctgcgcagagcaggggcgagccactcgcagagctccaggaaggtgtccctcctcatcctgaagttctgggtccactgtcggtcttcccagcactccaggacgatgcggtcccaccagtcgctgctggtgtccagacgccagatgtggcggggcacaccggtgccggggcgcGCCGGTGCTGGGGTgccaccgcggctcctccacggcccccagggcggccaggtggagaggcagggggctgacgtgcaccaggtggtgccaggcagcctccagccattgctggcaggcttgcagcagcaagtccagaaagtgcaccggAAGGTGCAgagcaagctctggctccatgttgccacctgcggctgcccccccgaagggaagcaccgacactgacgggcacagagaccaacgctttgctgtccctcggtgaggttggcaagaaagcaggaaaagctgagaagctgtccaggggggtgcctttaagcacgagcctcagatagcctcagacagcagccacacaacgcaactactgacctgatgccctgccagaactggtttcagccgctcttaaatgcccccctgcgtccaatcagtgtggacacgctagttcgaattagcaaaacgctaattcgaactagtttttagttctagacgagttagttcaaattagcttagttcgaattaactaattcaaactaagttagttcgaattagcgctgtagtgtagacgtacccccacacaaacacacaggggCTGACAGCCAGCATCTCCCAGCTAAATCCAACCCCAGCCtttaccacccccacccccacccccacccaaacAGGAGCTGGCAGCATCTCCCCTCTGAGCCAAAACCTAGCTCTTACCCCTCTAactccccccgccacacacacacgtgtgcgcGCTGGCAGCTGCTGTGCGAAACCTATagagtcatagaaccatagagctggaagagacctcagaaggtcatcaaatccagccccctggtctaggcaggaccaatcccaacttaaatcaacctggccagggctttgtcaagccaagatttaaacacctctagggatggagactccactatttccctaggtaacccattccagtgcttcactacccttctagtgaaatagtttttcctaatatccaacctggacctctcccaccacaacttgagatcattgctccttgttctgccatctgtcactactgagaacagcctctctccatcctctttggaacctcccttcaggaagttgaaggctgctatcaagtcccccctcacttctttagcttctgcagactaaacagacccaactccctcagcctctcctcataggtctcatgcttcagccccctaatcattttggttgccctccactgaaccctctccaaagcatccacatcctttttgtaaggggggggggagcccagaactggacacaatactccaggtatggtctcaccagagccgaataaaggggaataatgacatctctggatctgctggcaatgctccttttaatgcagcctactatgccattagccttcttggctacaagggcacactgttgactcatatccagcttctcatccactgtaacccccagatccttttctgcagaactactgatGAGTGCTAACAGGAAGTTTAGAGACCTCAGCTTCCacgccttccctccctctcctgccccccaccccacaggggcTGGCAGCATTTCCCCACTGAGCACAACCCCAGCCTctaccccctccacacacacggGCTGACAACATCTCCCCCCGAGCCAGATCCTCCCCCCGCCTGATTTTTCTAGTCCATCCGCTTTTCTGCTCCATCCTGAAGCGCCCTGCTCCCTCTGGCCCCCGCGTTCGTCGGTAAAGCTGGTAAAGAGCTGGAGCAGTGTCCGAATCCACATAAGGGCAGAGTGAGGGCAACAGCAACAACAGctcttactgagcatgctcagttccAGTGCACATGCTCTAAACACTTCGCAGCGCGTTCTGCGGCGCAGCTGTTTCTGTCGCTATACGCACACCTCAGCCCGGGATATTGCGCATGGTTCACTGGGGTAGGGGGCGTCTTCAAAGCGCGCCCTAAGGAGCCGAGTCTGAGAGACGCTGCTGTCGCTACAGCCCGGTGTGTGCTCGGGGACAcaggggttggggcaggaggaggaggaggggcagcgtTGTTGGGGAGGGATCATGGGGCTGAGAGGAGCGAGATGGGAGCGAGGTGGGtacaattttcctttgcagaagctgcacttccctttcttcctgcttctttgcctcccttccccattgcAGCATAATCCTCTTTGCACCTTACCAGTCTGTGTGGATGAGACTCTCAGCCCCTTGGCAGTAGGGACGCTAAGAAGTGCGTAATTTGTTAATCGAGTAGTCAACCAATGTTTTCTTGGTCACACGATTAATCAGTTAGAATTAGAACTGCAAATATTCAGTCCAAGTGTGTGCCTGGTCCAGTcaactacccctgctgtggctctgcactagAAACACTTTAAGAGCCAGTGGGCAGGcatgctggctcagtcctggctcactccAAGTCGGGCAGCTACCCCCGTTGTGCTCTGCATATGATCGCAAGCTCTGAAAATCCTtttactgcagagctgcagtgtgattgctgctggctccagcatgagctgggactgagccaatGGCCTCCCCAAAGGCTCTGAAAATACTTTAAATACAGGTGGCTTGTAGCTGCTAGTGTTGACCGATAAGCATCtggttaattgtttaaccagtgacactattacatccctaattggcaGATGCTGCAGGAAAGCTGACAGTCTACATTGTTCAGTAATCTGCAGCACCTCTTGTCCTTGTTGGACCTCAATGTTCTAGCTATaatgacaagtgcagagtcctggacTTGGGCTGGAAGAATCcaaaggggtacgtctacactacagcgttaattcgaactaacttagttcgaattagttaattcgaactaagctaattcgaactagcacatctagaactaaaaactagttcgaattagcgttttgctaattcgaactagcgcgtccacactgattggacgcaggggggcatttaagggcagctgaaaccggttctggcagggcatcaggtcagtagttgctttgtgtggctgctgtctgaggctatctgaggctcgagcttaaagggacccccctggacagccggttctcagcttttcctgcttgcttgacaacctcgccgagggacagcaaagcgtcggtctctgtgcccgtctgtgtcggtgcttcccttcgggggggccgccgcaggtggcaacatggagccacggctcgccctgcaccttctggtgcacattCTGGACttactgctgcaagcctgccagcaatggctcgaggctgcctggcaccacctggtgaacgtcagccccctgcctctccgcctggccgcccagggggccgtggaggagccgcggcggcgccccggaactggcgtgccccgctgcatctggcgtctggacaccagcaccgactggtgggaccgcatcatcctggagcgctgggacgaccgacagtggacccagaacttcaggatgaggagggacaccttcctggagctctgcaagtggctcggccctgccctgcaaagaagggacactcgcatgagacccgccatccccctccagaagcgggtggccatcgccctctggaagctctccacgccggacagctaccgatccgtcgggaaccagttcggcgtggggagatccaccgtcagagcggtgctcatgcaggtacggcactcgtcggccaccgagccgggggagaggggggctgcgaggaggggatgggccgccccagggacaaagggggggcaggaggaggtgaaagcaccccgcaccggaggggttggtctgtcccggccgtactacacgccgccagagGGGTTGCTTCCggaagtggggcgcggggcactgccagggcacgaacgctcccagccacccgggcgccccactgattggcactttgctgtgtctctctccgcaggtggtcaaggccatcaaccgggtgctgttccgcagggtggtccgcctcgccgacccggacgccgtcatccggggattcggcgccctcggcttccccaactgcgggggggccatcgacaggacacacatccccatccgtgccccggaacaccaggctactgtaaaataaagacacctgttttttaaccaaaaacgtctgtttatttcacataactgggatggggggagggaggaaggagggtgggagagaggagggggaaacctgggacgagggagctagaaggggagggaagggaaaggaaagctgaggggtgggagtccggctgcctctcccgtctctgcgggtccgggggcgtcggtggggaatggttgtggagggtggggcaggagggacggggggtgtggaggaagcaggagcgggagcaggaggggcagctgggggagcaggttcagttccaaatattggtggagcatggacaccacgagcccatacaacttgctgcccatgcctctgctggctagccagctctctctctttcagagggggtgggggagtgccagctcctcgcagaacccctagttttgctttgcggaaccccagggttccccggagcaccaattgggaaacactgctctaggccaCTCCAGAGCTGAGCCCTCTCTACCTCCCCTGACTTTGGTGGgttctgtgttggctgtctggtcactcccagggtgggtggggcttgggctgCTGGGTGGAGGCTCCAACCCACAACCCTGTCCTTCTTGGGCAGGTGCTTTATTTCCTGACCCATCCCACCTCCTTACTTTCTAGGGTGTCCCTTGTCCTGTGTCTGGTTGCTCCCAGAGTATGCTCCCAATATTTGGAACTGAAGCGGGCCCGGGCCCTGTGTGTCCTCCCACTCCGgtcccagagcatctctcccccagTCCCATCCCCGTCCCTGCCGCGTACGACCTTTACTGAACTCCTctttgctggctgctgcttccctgcatGGCGTGCTCAAACCGGTAGGCGGGGAGACGCCCGGGTGTGACATAACGTcatggcccgggattttaaaactgctgggcgctGCGTTGCACCGTGTGGCTGAGTTGTGGGTTCAGAGTTTGGGGATggagcacagactccagccccacaaagtggaaggcagaaggtaggggaaggggaagggctgggagaggaaggggcttgtgcagagggggagaaaagagggggaagagaggggaaagcaccaaaaggacagggtagaggagagacaaatgccagggggccaagtgcagacaatgaggaaaaaggcaggagagaaggtgtcagtgggagggggacagggtgatgctgggaggggagagggtaagggcattgggggctagagaggggagggggaggtgctgggagaaggcttgaaagaaggggtgggcatgaggaaggctgggatggagcaagtcatgtgtggagggcacaggggcatgagcacagggacatgaggggaacgggggcagagggcagtgagGTGGTAGTCATCAgggaaaaaagagggcaaaggaggtaggTGCAGTGAGGTaagggggaggcaacaggagggtgcaggagtaagagaaggtgcaagtgccaggggattctggtggtgaagcagaagggcagacacctgcaggggatgggaccagcaccagaggagagacacagggcaggtttgtagagggaggtgttagaagaggggatgaggaggggtagctcacatggggctactggaggagtgggcacagggtggagagaagggctggtggaggggggcaggttgcaggagggctgagggcagtgagaagggcaggagtcaggacagcagaggatggtgaggagttggggggggaggcagcaggcaccaggggagctgatggagcaagtggcggagacatggcagcagagagaaaaggtaaaggtttaaaaatatttattaataacttgggtgccacagtggcacatccaaacaagccacatgaactcagtgctggtgcacaacacaaaattcattttgctcatgggaggaaactcttgggctatgtctacactggcggtttcttgtgcaagagttcttgtgcaagaacacgtccacactgccatgtgcgaactgtgcttttgcacaagggcatctatggcagtgtggacgctctcttgcccgagaaagtgccgatggccattttagccacagggctttcttgcgtaagaaattcatgttgcctatctacactggcctcttgcgcaagtacagttgcacaaaagggcttattcctgagcgggagcatcatagttcttgcgcaagaagccctgatttcatacatgagaacgtcagtttacttgcgcaagaatacatggccagtgtagacaggaagcaagtttttgcgcaagagtggccgctttggcgcaagatcgtgccagtgtagacacagccaaggggagggagggaaggaggcggggcagggaatcagtgctggctcagcatgtctgcatggtttgggggaaggtgcagggaaattgagctcagctgggttgcagattGGGGAGGTCCCGGGAGCTGGGctgagctggtgtgtgtgtgtgtgtgtgtgtgtgtagctcagagctcagtttggctgcaggatgaggaaggtgctgggaaccggggctagactcaaggggagggaggggcacggaATCGGCGTTTGGTGCAGCAGTTTTGTGgggtttgggggaggtgcagggaaacggggttcagctgtgctgtgggggaggcatgcagggaaccagtgcagggttcagctgggctgaggtggatgggggagggcgtacggaacagacgggcagctcagctgggctgtgaggggctgaagggaactggtgctgcactcccttggattgtgggggatggttttgggggaggtgcagggaaccagcaggggtgggcagctcagttgagttacaggggatagaggtgcaaagaagcctattgtgtgtgggggggaaaccaggagccctgaaataacctcccctggtccaaaaatccctcatctgggaccactcaagtccagagggtgccagatcagggaggtccgaCTCCTACCCAAGTCCTCTCCTTGCACCCTCTGtcatagccagacaccctacccccaatctgctcctgctccctcccgctggccagacaccttacatccagcctgcttctgcgccctacctaccacccagacctttcctcctatcatacactggaaccccctgtcctgagcctcttacatccccaaaccctcagtcttctgccacaacactcctgcaccatccacacatcacaaatctgtgtcctgagcccatcatactcacaaccttcttgccctgagttcctcacatatccagcccaaactcctgcaccctcacagccacaagcccttggcttgctcagtaccccaaccttccacctgagcctaacactcccgagcctggagccccctctccgAGCCAATAGCCCCttttcctgcatccaaattctctcccagagcttctacttctcaccccttcccacacccaaatccctcattcccaccccacacctcttgtctcaacctagtgagggtatgtctacactaccctcctagttcgaactaggagggtaatgtatgcataccgcacttgctaatgaagcccgggatttgaatttcccgggcttcattagcataagcggggagccgccatttttaaatccccgctgcttcgaaccccgtgtagcgcggctacacggggctcgaactaggtagttcggactagggtgcctattccgaactaccggtacacctcgtttcacgaggagtaccggtagttcggaataggaccctagtccgaactacctagttcgagccccgtgtagccgcgctacacggggttcgaagcagcggggatttaaaaatggcggctccccgcttatgctaatgaagcccgggaaattcaaatcccgggcttcattagcaagtgcggtatgcatacattaccccgctagttcgaactagcggggtagtgtagacataccctgagagtgtataagggctggggatagcaagcgatggagaggaggggaacagagagaatGAGTCCTCAAGGAAGGAGGATggcagggtcttggggaaggaatgtgattttcatgcattggtggggatTTTATGAATTACtgggtccctctccctccccccctttcttttcttctttttgcttgacaaacctaggggttccttgaaattctgaaaagctaaaaagggttcctcggccaaataaaattgggaaacattgaTCTAGTTCAACAGACTTGTTGCGTCCTCCAGAACGTGTGGAatatttttcacacatttctgaagcAACACAAGAAACCTGGCAAGAGAGCGTCTCCTAAGCGAAACTGAAATAGGGGACTGTTGCGTACAGCTAGTCGCAGTTTACGAATGGCTGTGGCTGCGAACAGCTCCGTGATTGCTAAAAATCAATCCAAATCGATTTCATCTATGAGGGACATTGAGTGAAGCGGTAGTTGACAAAACGATCGTGTGAGACCTAGTGAACGAGTCAGTGCTCTGCATGTTAAGAAGCGCACGAGCTAATCTGGCGGTAGAGCGAGTTGCTGCGGTTTGCAGAAGGGACGGCAGGATAAGTACTTCTGAGCTCACTGTAGCTAGTGTGTGGAAAAGAGGCTCAGAAGCAAAACTGATGTGGAGAATGTTGTGCCCGCACCTAGTCAGCGTTTTCTAAAGACGATGGTTGCAAACACGAATGGCATTACTGAAAAAGGTTTCCAGCTTATGCAGACCGATGTAGCTAGAGCTTACGGAAATCTTCTTGTCAGTGAGAAAGAAGGCTTGCGTTATCCACGGTGTAAGCAAGGACCAGGGAAATCTTGTTGGTGACGAACGTCGTCGTGCTCTTTAGAGTGTGGGggatttttcacacatttcagaggcaacaAAAGACTTGGAGTCAAAAAGCGTTTGGTAAGCAGGAGTGCCACGGTGActtaagtgtttctagctaggcacaagtgttTTCTGCCAGATAGCAACAAATACTGTAGAGTTTGCTCGAATTCTCGCactgagggatcatggaggtctggCAAAAACTTTCTTGTCAGCGCCAAtgccggatatcatttttctccatgtttgACTGTCCGAGTCAAATCTTATAATTCAGCAGCCTTGTGGCATCTTCGAACATGTGGAGGATGTTTCATACATTTCTGAGGAAAAAAGACTTGCAGTCAAAAAGTTTCGTAAGCGGGAGTGCCATCAGGGAATGCTAACATAACAGTTTCGacctaggcacaagtggtttctgtcccatagcggtaactaccatccagtttgctggaattctagcaatgagggatcatggaggtctggTGAAAGCTTTCTTGTCAGTGCCAATGCCGGATATCATTTTTTTCCATGTTTGACTCTCCGAGTCAAATCTTATAATTCAGCAGCCTTGTGGCATCTTCGAACATATGGAAGATGTTTCATACATTTCTGAGAAAACAAAAGACTTGCAGTCAAAAAGCGGTTCATAAGCAGGAGTGCCATCAGGGAATGTTGActtaagtgtttctagctaggcacaagtgttTTCTGTCAGATAGCGGCAAATTCCATAGAGTTTGCTACAATACTTGCAATGAGGAATCATGGCGGTCTCGTGAAAACATTCTTGTCATCGCCAATTctggatatcatttttctccatgtacgacagtcccatccatatcatctagttcatcAGCCTTGTTTCCGCCttgagaacatgtggcaggtttttcacacatttctgaggcagtacaagacatggactcaaaaagcgtctcagaagtaGGAGTGCCATGGTGCCTTAAgtatttctagctaggcacaagtggtttctgacCCATAGTGGtcactaccgtccagtttgctggaattcttaCAATGAGGGATCATGGGGGTCTGGTGAAAATTTTATTGTCAGCACCAATGccgatatcatttttctccatgtttgACGGTCCGTGCCAAATCATATGAAATATGATTCGCCAACATGTGAAATATTTTTCAGACATTTCTGAGGCAACAAAAGACTTGGAGTCAAAAAGCGTTTCGTAATCAGGAGTGCCACGTTCActtaagtgtttctagctaggcacaagtgttTTCTGTCAGATAGTAACAAATACTGTAGAGTTTGCTctaattctcgcaatgagggatcatagAGCTCTGGCGAAAACTTTCTTGCCTGCGTCAAcgccggatatcatttttctccatgtacgactcAAAAAGCATCTCAAAAGCAGGAGTGCCACGGTGCCTTAAGTGTTTCTAGCGAGGCaaaagtggtttctgtcccatagcggtaactaccgtccagtttgctggaattcttgcgtttttctgcatgtacgACGG
This genomic window from Pelodiscus sinensis isolate JC-2024 chromosome 31, ASM4963464v1, whole genome shotgun sequence contains:
- the LOC142821507 gene encoding uncharacterized protein LOC142821507, whose amino-acid sequence is MSQPPEETQPSPSSRDQPGGSQDPARGRKRRAPAWSSAEIVDLIQVWGEASNVHDLRTSHRNAAVYGRMADSLAARGHQRSWEQAHYKIKDLRQSYFRACLPGADLEACPHFHALDRLLGAHAVPAPRDVIDARAEGPLQETEEEEEEEGSESQEPASSLLRTRDPRGTPQSRSPVLSEAGEASTSAAPGPVGRTTPPAAAAHARASRRARNQEEYQRWHLQFLEQQIRIQDHWVQEDLRLRRRSLEALEEQGRALRGHLQSLLDRFPIPPAPAPAPAPAPPALSPPSPPPAPPAPAPASSTPPVPPAPPSTTILH